Proteins encoded in a region of the Delphinus delphis chromosome 13, mDelDel1.2, whole genome shotgun sequence genome:
- the LOC132435764 gene encoding syncytin-1-like has product METPVVPRGYTHMQDCGGITAYLVQEYRVTGASQNWQCYHKPKPLPPRATCPCSTFQESMHSMCYSSYQQCIGANNKTYFTAILQNNKSPTISDDNKYLQAGCTGTPGTPVCWNTRAPTHMSDGGGPQDAVRQIETRRQIEEAYRHLYPQLSYHPLILPKVDPSELDSQTMSILEATFALLNTTNPNLAQDCWLCLPQGPPRPIAIPTFANLNISERCNPTSLPEPFPIQFSKFSTTFNTSCFVKNDSLSNASIDLGILSSTGCSQYIPVNSSLCSPNTTVFVCGSNLAYTYLPPNWTGVCTLATLLPNVDLISGDTPLPIPSFDLWAGRTKRAITVLPLLVGLGITGAVATGSTGLGVSLHSYSQLSRQLIEDVETLSGTIQDLQDQLDSLAEVVLQNRRGLDLLTAEQGGICLALKEKCCFYANKSGIVRNKIHQLQEDLARRRQELADNPLWSGFHGMLPFLLPILGPLLCLLLLLTIGPCILSKVMNFVRERINTVQLMILRTQYQPCEASEIEETEP; this is encoded by the coding sequence ATGGAGACTCCTGTTGTTCCCCGAGGGTATACTCATATGCAGGACTGCGGGGGCATAACTGCGTATCTTGTTCAGGAATATAGGGTTACCGGGGCCTCTCAAAACTGGCAATGCTACCATAAGCCTAAGCCACTTCCCCCTCGAGCTACTTGCCCCTGTTCTACCTTCCAGGAATCAATGCATAGCATGTGCTATTCCTCTTACCAGCAATGTATAGGGGCCAATAACAAGACTTATTTCACAGCCATACTACAGAATAATAAAAGCCCCACCATTAGTGATGATAATAAATACCTTCAGGCTGGATGCACTGGCACCCCCGGGACCCCGGTATGCTGGAATACCAGGGCCCCCACACATATGTCAGACGGTGGGGGGCCCCAGGACGCAGTGCGCCAGATAGAAACCCGAAGACAAATAGAAGAGGCCTATCGGCATCTGTACCCACAGCTCAGCTACCACCCCCTAATTCTCCCTAAGGTCGATCCCTCTGAATTGGACTCCCAGACCATGTCCATACTAGAAGCTACTTTTGCGCTTTTGAATACCACCAACCCCAACTTAGCACAGGATTGCTGGCTCTGCCTTCCTCAAGGACCGCCCCGCCCTATAGCCATCCCCACCTTCGCCAATTTAAATATCAGCGAACGATGTAACCCTACTTCACTCCCCGAGCCGTTCCccatacaattttcaaaattttcaaccaCCTTTAATACCTCATGCTTTGTCAAGAACGATTCCCTCTCTAACGCCAGTATTGACTTGGGAATCCTTTCATCCACTGGATGTAGTCAATATATCCCCGTGAACTCCTCCCTCTGTAGTCCTAATACCACTGTCTTTGTCTGTGGAAGTAACCTAGCATACACCTATTTACCCCCGAATTGGACAGGGGTCTGCACCCTGGCCACCCTTCTCCCCAATGTAGACCTGATCTCGGGAGACACCCCGTTGCCCATTCCCAGCTTTGACCTCTGGGCAGGCAGAACCAAACGAGCCATTACAGTCCTACCCCTCCTGGTAGGATTAGGAATTACAGGAGCTGTGGCCACAGGGAGTACAGGTCTTGGGGTCTCCCTTCACTCCTATAGTCAGCTGTCTAGGCAATTAATAGAAGATGTAGAAACTCTCTCTGGGACCATTCAGGACTTACAGGACCAATTAGATTCGCTGGCCGAGGTGGTCCTACAGAATAGGAGGGGCTTAGACTTACTGACAGCTGAACAGGGTGGGATATGCCTCgccctaaaagaaaaatgttgtttcTATGCAAATAAATCAGGCATTGTAAGAAATAAGATccaccagctccaggaagacCTAGCTCGCCGCCGGCAAGAATTAGCGGATAATCCCCTTTGGTCAGGATTTCATGGGatgctccccttcctcctccccatcctgGGCCCTCTACtatgcctccttctcctcctcactaTAGGCCCCTGTATACTCAGTAAAGTCATGAATTTTGTTCGCGAAAGAATAAATACAGTCCAGCTAATGATATTAAGAACACAATATCAGCCCTGCGAGGCCTCAGAAATTGAAGAAACGGAGCCTTGA
- the LOC138414242 gene encoding LOW QUALITY PROTEIN: uncharacterized protein (The sequence of the model RefSeq protein was modified relative to this genomic sequence to represent the inferred CDS: substituted 1 base at 1 genomic stop codon), which produces MGQAQSTPLSLLLANFGDVKSRGHSFSLDIWRRKLITFCRSEWPTFGVGWPTEGTFCLPIILKVKSRVFLPGKEGHPDQIPYILVWQDLVENPPPWMTPFLSSGSYKILAARPTKPPKPQTRTAPILSDSQDLLLLDPPPYQSPPVAPRPVPLPAPGSAPLPLVEPPAAPPGGPPRPEPEDREAEALPVPLPNENNSQGPAGRTRGRTQRDPGFRHPDSTIALPLREIGPPDETGNPRLQYWPFSTSDLYNWKTQNARFSDNPKDLIALLDSVMFTHRPTWDDCQQLLRILFTTEERERIQLEARKLVPGDDGQPTANPDLINAAFPLTRPPQDDWDYNTGEGRGRLLIYRQTLMAGLRAAARKPTNLAKVYSIVQGKTETPSSYLERLMEAFRQYTPMDPEAPENQAAIVMSFVNQAAPDIKKKLQKLEDLEGKQIQDLLRIAQRVFNNRDAPEDKQLKATEKMTKVLAAIVQKDQEGPPATRPSRRPLDRDQCAYCKEKGHWARECPKKRQPRPNQGQWQPNATPVLFTHDTKXGGRGSDPLPEPRVTLRVEGKPVQFLVDTGAQHSVLVKPHGKISNKSSWVQGATGVKRYLWTTQRTVDLGTGRVTHTFLVIPDSPCPLLGRDLLTKMGAQIHFRPEGPIVTDPHDQPISVLTLNLEDEYRLHQEPPSQNQDIELWLQQFPEAWAETGGMGLAKHRPALFIEIKPGADPARVRQYPMPLEAKTGITPHIRRLLDLGILRPCQSAWNTPLLPVRKPNSKDYRPVQDLREVNRRVIDIHPTVPNPYTLLSALCPEKQWYTVLDLKDAFFSLPLAPKSQELFAFEWSDPERGINGQLTWTRLPQGFKNSPTLFDEALHEDLSEYRRQNPNVTLLQYVDDLLIAAETAEACLQGTRNLLRTLGTLGYRASAKKAQICRPEVTYLGYLLKGGQRWLTDARKETVLRIPRPTTPRQVREFLGSAGFCRLWIPKFAEMAKPLYLATKEQTPFEWTEEAEQSFQQIKTALLSAPALGLPDVSKPFHLFVDESKGIAKAVLTQPLGPWPRPVAYLSKKLDPVAAGWPPCLRMIAATALMVKDADKLTMGQELHVTTPHAIDGVLKQPPDRWMSNARLVHYQGLLLNPLRISYTPPRALNPASLLPDPDLDSPLHDCAEVLAQIHGVWEDLRDQPLPDAQVTWFTDGSSFVQQGQRYAGAAVTSETEVIWAETLPPGTSAQKAELIALTQALKMSKGQKATIYTDSRYAFATAHIHGAIYRERGLLTAEGKDIKNKEEILALLAAIWEPKKLAIVHCPGHQKPTNPVTRGNNLADQTARKAAHTPIPLLPLQLPDPGPRELPPQPDYSEDDIRWMSKLPLTQVRDGWWRDAKNNILLPERLGTLVLERIHRSTHLGARRLQDLIRQTGLKIKNVSEKTERLVADCAVCQLHNASTHPPTTGIRERGNQPGAYWEVDFTEVKPGKYGYKYLLVFIDTFSGWTEAFPTKNETARIVAKKLLEEILPRYGFPVMIGSDNGPAFVSKVSQDLASILGANWKLHCAYRPQSSGQVERMNRTLKETLTKLTMETGANWVVLLPYALFRVRNSPYKLGFTPYEIMHGRPPPIIPNLKTNLIQLDPENNLLSSLQALQRIHETIWPKLKELYATGPPPTPHQLRPGDWVLVKRHRQETLEPRWKGPYQIILTTPTAIKVDSIAAWIHHTHVKPVDPFSDLIKSTKADVTWTVDRSKNNPLKLTLRRTLPHDDQGTADSPNDSPNPQPSGHEGRIRPSPQ; this is translated from the coding sequence ATGGGCCAAGCACAGAgtacccccctctccctccttctcgctaATTTCGGGGATGTAAAGTCCCGAGGACACAGCTTCAGTCTGGATATCTGGAGAAGAAAACTAATTACCTTCTGCCGCTCTGAATGGCCAACTTTCGGGGTTGGCTGGCCCACCGAGGGTACCTTTTGTCTTCCTATAATCCTAAAAGTTAAATCTAGAGTTTTCTTGCCAGGAAAAGAAGGCCATCCGGACCAGATCCCCTACATCCTGGTATGGCAGGACCTGGTAGAAAACCCTCCTCCCTGGATGACCCCCTTTTTGTCATCAGGGTCATATAAGATCCTTGCGGCCCGACCAACTAAACCTCCCAAGCCTCAGACCCGAACTGCACCCATACTCTCTGACAGCCAAGACCTCCTTCTCCTAGACCCCCCCCCATATCAATCTCCTCCTGTGGCCCCACGACCAGTCCCCCTTCCtgctcctggctctgctcctctccccttggtagaacctcctgcagcccctcccggaGGGCCACCCAGGCCAGAACCGGAGGACCGAGAGGCAGAGGCACTACCGGTCCCCCTGCCCAATGAAAATAATTCCCAGGGGCCGGCTGGGCGCACTCGCGGACGCACTCAGCGCGACCCAGGGTTCCGCCATCCTGATTCTACCATAGCCCTACCCCTGCGAGAAATAGGCCCTCCCGATGAGACAGGGAACCCCCGACTCCAGTATTGGCCATTCTCTACCAGTGACCTATATAATTGGAAAACCCAGAATGCCCGTTTTTCTGATAATCCTAAAGACTTGATAGCTCTTCTAGATAGCGTTATGTTCACTCATCGGCCCACCTGGGATGACTGCCAACAGCTCCTCCGGATCCTATTCACTACCGAAGAACGGGAGCGAATCCAGCTGGAGGCGAGAAAACTGGTTCCTGGAGATGATGGTCAACCCACCGCTAACCCTGACCTCATCAATGCAGCCTTTCCCTTAACTCGCCCCCCGCAGGATGATTGGGACTATAACACCGGAGAAGGTAGGGGACGACTGCTCATTTATCGCCAGACTCTAATGGCGGGTCTCCGGGCTGCCGCGCGCAAGCCCACTAATTTGGCCAAGGTATATTCAATCgtacaaggtaaaacagaaactCCCTCCTCTTATTTAGAAAGATTAATGGAAGCCTTTAGGCAGTATACCCCTATGGATCCAGAGGCCCCCGAAAATCAGGCCGCCATTGTAATGTCCTTCGTTAACCAGGCAGCCcctgatattaaaaagaaactccAGAAGTTAGAAGATCTGGAGGGCAAACAGATACAGGACTTACTCCGTATCGCCCAGCGCGTCTTTAATAACCGGGACGCCCCAGAGGATAAACAACTTAAAGCCACTGAGAAAATGACTAAAGTCTTGGCCGCCATTGTTCAGAAAGACCAAGAGGGCCCCCCAGCCACTCGACCTTCCAGGCGACCATTGGATAGAGATCAATGTGCCTATTGCAAGGAAAAGGGCCACTGGGCTCGGGAATGCCCCAAGAAAAGGCAGCCGCGCCCCAACCAGGGGCAATGGCAACCGAACGCCACCCCAGTCCTGTTTACACATGATACAAAGTAGGGGGGACGGGGTTCGGACCCCCTCCCCGAACCCAGGGTAACCCTACGAGTGGAGGGGAAACCAGTCCAATTCCTGGTGGATACAGGGGCACAGCATTCGGTCTTGGTTAAGCCCCACGGGAAAATTTCTAACAAATCCTCCTGGGTCCAGGGAGCTACGGGAGTTAAACGTTACCTTTGGACCACTCAGAGAACTGTGGACTTGGGCACGGGGAGGGTAACCCATACCTTTCTGGTCATTCCCGATAGCCCTTGCCCCTTACTGGGGAGAGACTTACTCACTAAAATGGGAGCACAAATTCATTTTCGGCCAGAGGGGCCAATCGTAACAGACCCTCACGACCAACCCATATCTGTGCTCACCCTGAACTTGGAAGATGAGTACCGACTTCACCAGGAACCACCCTcccaaaatcaagatatagagTTATGGCTTCAGCAGTTCCCCGAAGCATGGGCAGAAACAGGGGGGATGGGACTAGCCAAACACCGCCCAGCCCTATTCATAGAGATCAAACCGGGGGCAGATCCTGCACGTGTCCGACAGTATCCCATGCCCCTAGAGGCCAAGACTGGTATCACTCCTCATATTCGCCGGCTTCTTGACCTGGGGATACTGCGTCCCTGCCAGTCGGCCTGGAATACACCCCTGCTGCCAGTCCGCAAACCTAACAGTAAAGACTACCGCCCAGTGCAGGACCTGAGGGAAGTTAACAGACGGGTCATAGACATCCATCCTACTGTGCCCAATCCATATACTCTTTTGAGCGCCCTTTGTCCAGAAAAACAATGGTATACTGTGCTGGACCTCAAAGATGCCTTTTTTAGTTTACCCTTGGCGCCCAAAAGTCAAGAACTCTTTGCCTTCGAATGGTCAGACCCCGAGAGAGGTATAAACGGACAACTCACCTGGACCAGACTTCCCCAAGGATTCAAAAACTCGCCTACCTTGTTTGATGAGGCCCTACACGAGGATCTCAGTGAGTACCGGAGACAAAACCCCAATGTAACCCTTCTGCAGtatgttgatgatctcttaataGCTGCTGAGACCGCTGAAGCCTGCCTGCAGGGAACCAGAAACCTCCTGCGGACTCTCGGCACCCTGGGATACCGAGCCTCTGCCAAGAAAGCACAGATCTGCAGGCCTGAGGTAACTTACCTGGGATACCTATTGAAAGGGGGGCAACGATGGCTCACAGATGCACGGAAGGAAACCGTCCTCCGCATCCCCAGACCCACCACGCCTCGACAGGTGAGGGAATTTTTGGGGTCGGCTGGGTTCTGCCGTTTATGGATACCCAAATTTGCTGAAATGGCCAAACCGCTATACCTAGCCACCAAAGAGCAGACGCCCTTTGAATGGACAGAAGAGGCTGAGCAGTCATTTCAGCAGATCAAAACTGCCTTGCTGTCCGCACCCGCCCTGGGTCTCCCTGATGTCTCCAAGCCCTTCCACCTCTTTGTAGATGAAAGCAAAGGCATAGCTAAGGCCGTGTTGACCCAGCCCCTCGGTCCTTGGCCCCGGCCTGTTGCTTACCTATCAAAAAAATTGGACCCAGTGGCTGCCGGCTGGCCTCCTTGCCTCCGGATGATCGCCGCCACGGCCCTAATGGTAAAGGATGCTGACAAACTAACTATGGGGCAGGAGTTACATGTCACCACCCCCCACGCCATCGACGGGGTTCTCAAACAGCCTCCCGACCGATGGATGAGCAATGCTCGATTGGTCCACTACCAGGGTCTACTGTTAAATCCCCTCAGAATCAGCTACACTCCGCCGCGGGCATTAAACCCTGCCTCCCTATTACCTGACCCAGATTTGGACTCCCCACTCCATGACTGTGCAGAGGTACTGGCCCAGATCCATGGGGTTTGGGAAGACCTACGTGACCAGCCCCTACCGGATGCACAAGTCACATGGTTCACTGACGGCAGCAGCTTTGTCCAGCAAGGTCAGAGGTATGCGGGGGCAGCAGTAACATCAGAAACTGAGGTGATATGGGCAGAGACTCTCCCCCCAGGGACCTCAGCCCAAAaagctgaattaattgccctgacCCAAGCTCTCAAGATGAGCAAAGGCCAAAAAGCTACCATATACACAGACAGCCGGTATGCTTTCGCTACCGCACATATACATGGGGCAATATACCGAGAGCGGGGactactcacagcagagggcaaaGACAtcaagaacaaagaggaaatcctGGCCTTGCTAGCGGCCATATGGGAACCCAAAAAGCTAGCCATTGTACACTGCCCGGGGCATCAAAAACCCACGAATCCAGTCACCCGAGGCAACAATTTGGCAGACCAGACGGCTCGAAAGGCGGCACACACTCCAATACCATTACTTCCCCTGCAACTGCCGGATCCAGGCCCCCGGGAACTACCGCCCCAACCCGACTACTCGGAGGATGACATCAGATGGATGAGCAAGCTTCCTCTAACCCAGGTTAGAGACGGATGGTGGCGGGACGCTAAAAACAATATCCTCCTTCCTGAGAGACTAGGAACCCTGGTCCTTGAACGGATCCACCGTAGCACCCACTTGGGCGCCCGACGGCTACAGGATCTCATCAGGCAGACtggacttaaaattaaaaatgtctccgAGAAGACTGAACGACTGGTTGCTGACTGTGCAGTCTGCCAACTCCATAATGCCAGCACCCACCCGCCAACCACTGGCATCCGGGAGAGAGGAAACCAGCCTGGAGCCTACTGGGAAGTGGACTTCACGGAGGTAAAGCCTGGCAAATATgggtataaatatttactggtgtTTATAGATACCTTTTCAGGTTGGACTGAGGCATTCCCAACCAAGAATGAGACTGCACGAATAGTAGCTAAGAAGCTACTAGAAGAGATCCTGCCCAGGTATGGCTTTCCAGTTATGATAGGGTCCGACAACGGGCCAGCCTTCGTTTCTAAGGTAAGTCAGGATCTGGCTTCCATACTTGGGGCtaattggaaattacattgtgcaTACCGCCCCCAGAGTTCAGGACAGGTAGAAAGGATGAATAGAACACTAAAAGAGACCTTGACTAAATTGACCATGGAGACTGGCGCTAACTGGGTAGTCCTACTCCCCTACGCTCTGTTTAGGGTGCGAAATTCCCCCTATAAGCTAGGATTTACTCCCTATGAAATAATGCATGGTAGGCCTCCTCCTATCATCCCTAATCTAAAGACTAACCTTATCCAATTGGACCCAGAAAATAATCTCCTGTCTTCCCTCCAAGCCTTACAGCGGATACACGAGACAATCTGGCCCAAACTAAAAGAGCTATATGCAACAGGACCCCCACCTACTCCACACCAGCTCCGGCCAGGTGACTGGGTCCTTGTCAAACGCCATCGACAAGAGACCCTAGAACCCAGGTGGAAAGGACCTTACCAGATCATCCTGACAACGCCGACAGCCATTAAGGTGGACAGCATAGCTGCCTGGATCCATCACACGCACGTCAAGCCGGTGGACCCATTTTCTGACCTCATCAAGTCCACTAAAGCTGACGTCACCTGGACTGTTGACCGGAGTAAGAACAATCCCCTCAAACTGACTTTGCGCCGTACCCTCCCCCATGATGACCAAGGTACTGCTGATAGCCCTAATGATAGTCCTAACCCTCAACCCTCGGGCCACGAGGGGAGGATTCGGCCCTCCCCCCAATAA